Genomic window (Methyloprofundus sp.):
AGGCAGGGGAAGATATTAAGCAAGGCAGCACTGTTCTAAAAGCAGGCAAATTATTATGCCCAGCTGATATTGGCCTACTCGCCTCGCTTGGTATAACCGAGATTAAAGTGAAACGTAAATTGCGTATTGCGATTGCCTCGACTGGTAATGAAATTTACAGCCCTGCGGCAACCCCAAACAAAGGCGGACTCTATGACAGTAACCGTTATAGTCTTATGGCTGCATTAGATCGACCTGATATAGAAATCATCAACCTAGGCATTATTAAAGACCAAGAGGCCGAGCTATTAGCCACTTTCAATAAAGCCGCCGAGCATGCAGATGTCATTATTTCATCAGGTGGCGTATCAGTGGGTGCGGCAGACTTTACCAAAACCGCCTTACAAACTGGCGGAAAAATTAATTTCTGGCGCATCACCCTTAAGCCAGGTCGCCCATTGGCTTTTGGTAAAATAAAAAACTGTACCTTCTTTGGCCTGCCAGGCAACCCCATTGCGGTACTAGTGACTTTCTATCAATTGGTACTCCCTGCTTTAGAAAAAGCACTTGCAATCACTGACAAACCTATTGCCCCGTTAATGAAAGCGCGCAGCTTAGAAAACATCCACAAAAAAGCAGGACGCACCGAAATTCAACGTGGTATCGTCAGCCAAACAGCAACTGGTGAATGGCAAGTCAAAACCACCGGCAAACAAGGTTCAGGAATATTAAGTTCCATGAGTAAAGCCAATGCCTTTATTGTTCTAGAACATGAGCAAAGCATTGTTAACAAAGGCGACCTAGTCAATGTACAATTATTTTCAGGCCTGTTTTAAACAGAAAACACAGTAGCAAGGGCTTTTAGTCGTGACCTTGCCTGAATTAAATCGCAGCTAAAAGCTCCTCCTACCAAATTTGACAGCTAGCAATTAAGTTACTATACTCGAATTATAGACATTTTAAAGATAAGTTTATGTTATCAGCCATCTCGCATTTTTCACCGCATATCAGTGCGTACTCCGCCGCGCATCCGCAAACACGCGCTATCGAAAATGCACCAAGCAATGCAACCGCCCCTGAAACAGTCAAACAACAAAATGCTGGCAAAAATGATTTAACAGCTGAAGAACAAGCCGAAGTACAAAAATTAAAACAACGAGATAGCGAAGTCAAAGCTCACGAACAAGCACACCTCAGTGCTGCAGGCGGCATTGCCACTAGTGGTGCCAGTTTTAGCTTTCAACGTGGCTCTAATGGACAACGCTATGCAGTGGGCGGTGAAGTACAAATTGACACCTCTGCCGTTTCTGGTGACCCTGCTGCCACGATTCGCAAAGCCGATATGATCAAACGCGCAGCCCTTGCTCCCGCCTCACCTTCATCACAAGACCAAAAAGTGGCAGCACAAGCTACTTCAATGGCGGCCAAAGCCCGTGCTGAATTATTGCAATTAGATCGAGAAACTAGTAACCCTGAAAACATTGATGATTTGGTAGGATCTTTATTTAATCAGGCTGCTTAGTTTACCCGCTCCTATTATAATAGTTCCTCATGCTCCAGCGTTCCGTGACGCAGGAGCGTCAAAAGCTGCATTCCCACGCTGGAGCGTGAGGAACGATAAGGAATCGTAAAGGCAATAATTCAATCTAACTTTATCACCATAGCCCCCATGCCAACTGCACAAGACCCCGACTTAGATCTCACTTCACTACTCCCCCTTCGTGGTCTAGTTGTTACCTTACAATTCACCCAAGCCGCCAAACCAAAGTTCTTCCATCAAGCAGCACTGACCGCCTTTATACGCTTTCTTGCAGGCTCCCCTGAAAATTACGACCAACTCATACGCATTGATACCCCTGAGTCTGGACGTATTCGCTATCAAGCTGGTGATTACTACCGTTTTATGCTTATTGGCCTGCAAGGTAGTGATGTTATTTTGCAAACTCTGATCACTCAGCTGCAAAAATTACCACATTCCTCGCCCAAAAGTGCGCAAGAACTGCCATTTAGAAATAACTGCAAACTGCTCAGCCTGCAAGATGCGTTCAGCGAACTCAGCATTGACAGCTTTAGCAAGCTCAGCCAATATGACTACCCACAATTACAACAAGAAGTCGCCTTATGGAATGGGCAAACCACTCTGCATTGGCACTGGGTCAGTCCGGTGCGTTTATTAAAAACTAAAGAACTGCGTACAACACAAAAAGTAAAAGGTGAACAACGTTATATTAGAGATGCAGTAGATTTAGATGGCAACTTATTATTCACCCGTACCTACAATGCCTTAGCAGACTTGCTACGCCGACGCTCTGGCAGCAGTGGTACTTTAGCAGCACCCCATAATATTCACATTCACGACATGCATCTATTCTGGCTAGACAGTCACTACAACGATGCGCAGAAAAATGCAACGCCGATGGGCGGCATGACTGGCAGAATCCACTTACAACTCCCTAGCAATCTTAGCCCTAGCTGGTGGCAATTACTTTTGCTGGGACAATATACTGGTATTGGGCAACGTAATGCCTTTGGCTGGGGGCGCTATCAACTGCAAACTACACAGCAGCACTACAGCTATCGCCGTATATTGCCTGCCAGCTCCTTGCTCAGCTTGGCACAACAAGAAGAAAACCTGCACAAAGCATGGCGGCATGTCATGGCTGGCCGCGATGAACTTTATAGCCATAGTGAGGATTATGCCGAACAATACCTCGAAACCGAAGCGGTAGACGAGCCGGCAGACACTCCAACGGCCAAACTACAACGTGACTTAGAAAAACTCCTCAACAACGACTACTCAGTTCCCACTCTACAGGGTTACTTACTGCCTAAAAAAAATGGCGGTGTCCGCCCATTGGCTGTACCGCCCATTTATGACCGTGTCTTACAACGCGCTCTAAGCCAAACCCTAAGCCCTGCATTAGAACAACTGATGGACAGGCACAGCCACGGCTTCCGTCCAGGGCGTTCGCGCATTACCGCCAGCTATGAAATTCAAGCCGCTTGGCGTAGTGGCTATCGTTGGGTTTATGAATCTGATATTAAAAACTTTTTTGACAGTGTCAACTTAGAGCACCTACGTGACCGCCTTAATGGTATCTACTATGGCGACCCGATCATCAATGCCATTATTAACTGGATGCAAGCACCTGTCCGCTTTCAAGGACAAACTATCGAACGTAAAAATGGCTTGCCGCAAGGTTCGCCCCTCAGCCCCTTAATGGCCAACCTGATGCTGGATGATTTTGATAGCGATATGCAAGCCGCAGGTTTTTTACTGATTCGCTTTGCCGATGATTTTATTATCCTCTGCAAAGATCCGCAACAAGCGCAAGCCGCCGAGCAAGCGGCACAACGCTCACTGGCTGAACATGGTTTTGAACTACATCCCGACAAAAGCCATATTACTGCCCTTGATGAAGGCTTTAAATATCTGGGCTATTGTTTATCAGTGTATTCCAAGCTTGAGCTATTAATCACTGCAACGGAAACTAACCCTTGCTTTCCAGCCTTCATTTAACCGCCTACGATTAAATTTATAGATTAAAAGGGGAATAGAGGGTGTTTTCTCCTTTGTTTTTATATATAAATCAAATATATATATTAAATTCATCTCTGCATTCATAAAATTCCTTTCAATTTCATTATCTATTTCCAACATAATTCTTGCTGATTCATAATATTGAGTAATTTTATCAAGAATTTCATAAATGATAGTAAAGGATAAAAATACGAACACTACTCGCAATATAGAATAATCCACCCCATTTTTTAATTGCGGAACAAGATACAATAATGCAAATATTGATAACATGATAATCAACAACACGATAGTACTTCCCATTAAAAATAAACTTCTATATAAACTGTGATTCCAATAACTATTTTCATGTATCATTGATAGCAAAACACCCTGTGAATTTTTATCATATTCAACAAAATAACCCTCCGTCTGTTTAACTTCATTACTACCAACTATAAACAAGTAAACTACTTTTATTAGTCGATGAATTGATAAATAAATTCTGGAAAATGGGCTAATTTTAGCAATTAAATAAGATAAATTAAATCCACTAGTACCGTACCCCTTAAATAATTAATAATATATCTATGCGGTCAACGCCTTCCCTTTGTATGTCCATTTGAATGGTTTGGCCATCGTTTCATTAAAGTAATCCATGAAATTTTGAATTTTGTCTTTCAAGTCCTGCTGTGAAACAAAATTGCCTCGCCTGATGACTTTTTTCATTAATATTCCAAACCAGATTTCAATCTGGTTCATCCATGAAGCATGCTTAGGTGTATAGTGAAATACAATGCGCCTATTGCCTATCATCAGGTACTCCTCCCGTGTTTTCATGGATTGTAATATGCCACTTTTACCTTTCACTCCAAGCTCTTGAGTGTCATTACAAAAGTCTGCAACAAAGCGCACAAGAGTTTCCGATTTATGGGTATTTAATTGGTCAGCGATAAAATGATAAACTTTCTTTTCTGGGTTTTTCTCAATCAGATATTTGATCGACTCAACAAAATCGATCTCAGTTCGTGTCTCTTGAATCAAACCATCTATAACTCCTGTTGCCACATTAAACCCTCCTAAAAGTGTTTGCGTGCCATGACGCTCATATTCAAATTCGATAGATTGAACTTGACCCGCTCTCATTGGCAAATCGGGGGAAATTCGTTCCAATGCCTGAATACCTGTCATTTCATCAACACTGATAAAAAGTTCTTCTGGCGTTTTCAGAGAATTTGCATAAAGGTTACAAATATCTGTGATTCTTTCTTCTTTTCGCTCATCCGCTTTTGCATTGAGCCAGTATTGGCTAAGATGAGGTTTTAAGTCGTTTTTTTTAAAAGACGGCCTAAATGATTTGCTGAAATAGTCTCGACAATACCTTGTTTGATCGCTTCTTCCGCCAATTCTCTATGTGTCCAATGAGTGATGGGACGATCATAGTCTTCAGGCTTTTCACAGGAAAGTGCAATTATTCGACACAGTTGTTCGGGGGTAAATGTATCTGGAGTGCCTGGGCGCGGAAGATCCTGAAGCCTCTCCCGGACTGGCTTGTTTGCTAGTTCGTGCCAACGTGCAGTCCAGTTCGTAATTATATTATTCTGTACATCAAGTTTTTGCGCAATATTCTGATATTTCATGCCTGAGTTTGCTAATAAGATAATCTTGGCTCGTAATACCATGCTCGATTTTGCTGTCTGTTGGCGAGTTATTTTTTCGAGCTCTTCGCGTTCATCATCTTTTAATGTAACTGGAAATTTGGGGGTTCTCATGGCTTCCTGTCGGTGGATTCGATACGGAATAATATAGACTATGTTAAGGTTACCAGAATAGAAGCTGGACTGATAATTTATTTATTAATTATTTAGAGGGCGAGGTACTAGGCATTTTTCCATATGCCTCATATAACATACTAATCTTCTGCAAGTCATTAGCAATTTGACGAACTCGTCTTATCTTAATGATGAGTATCCACGCAATCACCTGAAATCCAAGTG
Coding sequences:
- a CDS encoding molybdopterin molybdotransferase; amino-acid sequence: MTNTHINCFDDSSALMRFALAKQTILDKMTVIQESQQIAIETAKGRCLAEDITSLINVPAHTNSAVDGYALHSADLPTADNEQNLTIQATVFAGQFYEQACQPQHCIRIMTGAAIPAGLDTVIMQEHCTIKTDSIHIASSHQVGQNVRQAGEDIKQGSTVLKAGKLLCPADIGLLASLGITEIKVKRKLRIAIASTGNEIYSPAATPNKGGLYDSNRYSLMAALDRPDIEIINLGIIKDQEAELLATFNKAAEHADVIISSGGVSVGAADFTKTALQTGGKINFWRITLKPGRPLAFGKIKNCTFFGLPGNPIAVLVTFYQLVLPALEKALAITDKPIAPLMKARSLENIHKKAGRTEIQRGIVSQTATGEWQVKTTGKQGSGILSSMSKANAFIVLEHEQSIVNKGDLVNVQLFSGLF
- a CDS encoding CRISP-associated protein Cas1 produces the protein MPTAQDPDLDLTSLLPLRGLVVTLQFTQAAKPKFFHQAALTAFIRFLAGSPENYDQLIRIDTPESGRIRYQAGDYYRFMLIGLQGSDVILQTLITQLQKLPHSSPKSAQELPFRNNCKLLSLQDAFSELSIDSFSKLSQYDYPQLQQEVALWNGQTTLHWHWVSPVRLLKTKELRTTQKVKGEQRYIRDAVDLDGNLLFTRTYNALADLLRRRSGSSGTLAAPHNIHIHDMHLFWLDSHYNDAQKNATPMGGMTGRIHLQLPSNLSPSWWQLLLLGQYTGIGQRNAFGWGRYQLQTTQQHYSYRRILPASSLLSLAQQEENLHKAWRHVMAGRDELYSHSEDYAEQYLETEAVDEPADTPTAKLQRDLEKLLNNDYSVPTLQGYLLPKKNGGVRPLAVPPIYDRVLQRALSQTLSPALEQLMDRHSHGFRPGRSRITASYEIQAAWRSGYRWVYESDIKNFFDSVNLEHLRDRLNGIYYGDPIINAIINWMQAPVRFQGQTIERKNGLPQGSPLSPLMANLMLDDFDSDMQAAGFLLIRFADDFIILCKDPQQAQAAEQAAQRSLAEHGFELHPDKSHITALDEGFKYLGYCLSVYSKLELLITATETNPCFPAFI
- a CDS encoding transposase, IS630 family; translation: MTGIQALERISPDLPMRAGQVQSIEFEYERHGTQTLLGGFNVATGVIDGLIQETRTEIDFVESIKYLIEKNPEKKVYHFIADQLNTHKSETLVRFVADFCNDTQELGVKGKSGILQSMKTREEYLMIGNRRIVFHYTPKHASWMNQIEIWFGILMKKVIRRGNFVSQQDLKDKIQNFMDYFNETMAKPFKWTYKGKALTA
- a CDS encoding transposase, IS630 family, which translates into the protein MRTPKFPVTLKDDEREELEKITRQQTAKSSMVLRAKIILLANSGMKYQNIAQKLDVQNNIITNWTARWHELANKPVRERLQDLPRPGTPDTFTPEQLCRIIALSCEKPEDYDRPITHWTHRELAEEAIKQGIVETISANHLGRLLKKTT